One genomic region from Geotrypetes seraphini chromosome 13, aGeoSer1.1, whole genome shotgun sequence encodes:
- the RPRML gene encoding reprimo-like protein, with protein MNGTLFNGAVMEQGVYSNRSQDLGTLMGCCNETSTSVVTNDGGSLMLDPDERNMFVTRVAQIAVLCVLSLTVVFGVFFLGCNLLIKSESMINFLVKERRSSKDVGAVIMGLY; from the coding sequence ATGAACGGAACCTTATTTAACGGGGCTGTAATGGAGCAAGGCGTGTACTCCAATAGAAGCCAAGACTTGGGGACCTTGATGGGCTGCTGCAATGAGACCTCCACCTCGGTGGTGACCAACGATGGAGGGTCTTTGATGTTAGACCCCGATGAACGAAACATGTTCGTTACCAGAGTGGCTCAAATCGCCGTTCTCTGTGTCCTCTCCTTGACTGTGGTCTTTGGTGTGTTCTTTTTGGGATGTAACTTGCTGATCAAATCAGAAAGCATGATTAACTTTCTGGTGAAAGAGAGGAGGTCCTCCAAAGATGTCGGAGCTGTCATAATGGGTCTCTattga